The following proteins are encoded in a genomic region of Deltaproteobacteria bacterium:
- a CDS encoding 3-keto-5-aminohexanoate cleavage protein gives MNHPVIITAALVGAELSRRETPTLPLTPEEIGEAAHLACQAGAAIIHLHVRDKKGRPTLDLKVLKQAIVEICKRCDPVIQVSTGGAVGDPFPKRIGVLESSPEMASLNMGTMNFGDDIFSNPIPFIHQLAGQMKKKKIVPEIEIYDLSQIELACSMIEGGLILKPAHFQFVLGVKGGLAATVENLKLLVSRLPAGSTWTVAAVGRHQFPMVEEAIRLGGSVRVGLEDNIYLEKGVLAKGSHELVEKAVALVRKYDRTVASSVEARKILCLGSE, from the coding sequence TTGAACCATCCTGTTATCATCACCGCCGCGCTGGTTGGTGCGGAATTGTCCCGCAGGGAGACCCCCACTCTTCCGTTGACCCCCGAAGAGATCGGTGAAGCGGCCCATCTCGCCTGTCAGGCCGGGGCGGCAATTATCCACCTCCATGTCCGCGATAAAAAGGGAAGACCAACACTCGACCTCAAGGTTCTGAAACAGGCTATTGTTGAAATCTGCAAGCGGTGCGATCCGGTGATTCAGGTCTCGACCGGCGGGGCGGTGGGGGATCCCTTTCCAAAAAGGATCGGAGTCCTGGAGAGCTCTCCGGAGATGGCCTCCCTCAATATGGGGACGATGAATTTCGGTGATGATATCTTTTCAAACCCGATCCCGTTTATCCATCAACTGGCGGGTCAAATGAAAAAGAAAAAAATCGTTCCAGAGATTGAGATCTATGACCTCTCCCAGATAGAGCTCGCCTGTTCGATGATTGAAGGGGGACTGATTTTGAAGCCGGCCCACTTTCAATTTGTGCTGGGGGTCAAAGGGGGATTGGCGGCCACGGTTGAAAACCTAAAACTTCTGGTTTCCCGTCTTCCTGCGGGTTCCACCTGGACCGTTGCGGCGGTCGGGCGTCATCAGTTCCCGATGGTGGAGGAGGCGATCCGTCTGGGAGGATCGGTCCGTGTCGGTCTGGAGGATAATATCTATCTCGAAAAAGGGGTCTTGGCCAAGGGAAGTCATGAACTGGTTGAAAAAGCGGTTGCCCTCGTCCGGAAGTATGATAGAACGGTAGCCTCTTCCGTAGAAGCACGGAAGATCCTATGCCTGGGATCGGAATAG
- a CDS encoding DUF1178 family protein encodes MVIYDLQCPLGHKFEGWFPSPEAYEKQREGSLLTCSVCGIQDVAKVPSVIHTTASQVHTSRLETVREGASPKPPVLKKGSQNPHPTIMNVDPVVVLKAVQQYVKTNFKDVGNQFTEVATRMTKGETPHENVYGTATPDQCDRLETEGVPFFLFPTLPEEFEN; translated from the coding sequence ATGGTGATCTATGACCTCCAATGCCCGTTGGGGCACAAGTTTGAAGGCTGGTTCCCAAGCCCTGAAGCGTATGAAAAACAAAGGGAAGGAAGCCTTTTGACCTGCTCTGTCTGTGGGATCCAGGATGTCGCCAAGGTCCCGAGTGTGATTCACACAACGGCGAGTCAGGTACACACCTCTAGGCTGGAGACCGTGCGTGAAGGTGCTTCACCCAAGCCACCTGTTTTAAAAAAGGGGTCGCAGAACCCCCACCCAACCATTATGAATGTCGATCCGGTTGTCGTCCTCAAGGCGGTCCAGCAGTATGTGAAGACTAATTTTAAGGATGTGGGGAACCAGTTTACCGAGGTGGCGACACGGATGACCAAGGGGGAGACCCCCCACGAAAATGTCTATGGGACCGCTACACCGGATCAGTGTGACCGGTTGGAAACAGAAGGGGTCCCATTCTTTCTCTTCCCCACACTCCCTGAAGAGTTCGAGAATTAA